A genome region from Clostridium sp. JN-9 includes the following:
- a CDS encoding sigma-70 family RNA polymerase sigma factor, producing MKITESNLVEQLKKKNTKALEFLIDNYSNLIYKVIYNVLNNYSQRGLIEECLNDVFLSIWNNADMFTGKPEKFVHWICAIGKYKAIDYQRKIIKNREIIDIDDCNIISNLTTEDKVLANENMKELFQYIDEMSDTNRKIFIMRYYLEKSIDEIAADLGVTRNVVDTRICRCKKLLKLRLQNIKKEENDNGQYIQIPE from the coding sequence GTGAAAATAACTGAATCAAATTTAGTTGAACAATTAAAGAAAAAGAACACAAAAGCATTGGAGTTTTTGATAGATAATTATAGTAATCTAATATATAAAGTTATATATAATGTCTTAAATAATTATAGTCAAAGAGGATTAATCGAAGAATGTCTAAATGATGTTTTTTTGAGTATTTGGAACAATGCAGATATGTTTACTGGTAAACCTGAAAAATTTGTACACTGGATTTGTGCAATAGGGAAATATAAAGCAATTGATTATCAAAGAAAGATTATAAAAAATAGGGAAATTATTGATATTGATGATTGCAATATTATTTCTAATTTGACAACTGAAGATAAGGTACTGGCTAATGAAAATATGAAAGAATTATTTCAATATATTGATGAAATGAGTGATACTAATAGAAAAATATTTATAATGAGATATTATTTAGAAAAAAGTATAGATGAAATTGCTGCGGATTTAGGAGTAACAAGAAATGTTGTAGATACAAGAATTTGCAGATGTAAAAAATTATTAAAGTTAAGACTTCAAAATATTAAAAAGGAGGAAAATGACAATGGACAATATATACAAATACCTGAATGA
- a CDS encoding DUF4179 domain-containing protein has product MDNIYKYLNDIQMDIDEINSIDIELDNVTKKRLKNNLLKNIKKERFAKKSKYKVAVAAVIAVLLINAGIPAIAKNIPNLQSIIQQMHSDGYDNGQYEKYPKVLNKSVTDKGVTVTINEILTDSNNLTIGYTIKSKSDIRGIMKTSNEIIENQAKNNSFEPFTLVKYTKINGKNVMSGSSSEGKYLDKYTYINSETMNIDDKSLPSIINVDLNIKNIYDVNGNWNFKFTVPKNVTAKDSKVFEPNVKVDFPYGKVNIEKISFTPISTSIETTLYNDKNTNVGWFIFDDKGNEILPRGGFSSNGRYIHTFNSVNTIPKYITVIPYEINSNKPELKKYKTNDGSTLIPPIYKDINGTYPIELSQGEMGKIIVKSITTAKDKTIVKYNVEGNAPFLQARELYILDDKGNAVQSSSNTFNIEKHGDYTMEFPPLNKNIKYKIGTNDLGCYEIQNNLKLKINLTK; this is encoded by the coding sequence ATGGACAATATATACAAATACCTGAATGATATACAAATGGATATAGATGAAATTAATTCTATTGATATAGAACTAGATAATGTAACTAAAAAAAGGTTAAAAAATAATTTATTGAAGAATATTAAAAAAGAAAGATTTGCAAAAAAATCTAAATATAAAGTGGCAGTAGCCGCAGTAATAGCAGTTTTATTAATTAATGCAGGAATACCTGCCATTGCAAAAAATATACCTAACTTACAATCTATAATTCAACAAATGCACAGTGATGGATATGATAACGGACAGTATGAAAAATATCCTAAAGTTTTGAACAAAAGTGTAACTGATAAAGGAGTAACTGTTACTATAAATGAGATATTAACTGATAGTAATAACTTAACCATAGGATACACTATAAAAAGCAAAAGTGATATAAGAGGAATTATGAAGACATCAAATGAAATTATTGAAAATCAAGCAAAAAATAATTCTTTTGAGCCATTTACTCTAGTTAAATATACAAAAATTAATGGGAAAAATGTTATGAGTGGATCATCATCTGAGGGCAAATATTTAGACAAGTATACTTATATAAATTCAGAAACTATGAATATTGACGATAAAAGCCTGCCTTCTATTATTAATGTTGATTTAAATATAAAGAATATTTATGATGTAAATGGGAATTGGAATTTTAAATTTACTGTGCCAAAGAATGTTACAGCAAAAGATAGCAAGGTTTTTGAGCCTAATGTTAAAGTTGATTTTCCATATGGAAAAGTTAATATAGAAAAAATAAGCTTTACACCTATAAGCACAAGCATAGAAACTACTCTTTATAATGACAAAAATACAAATGTTGGTTGGTTTATTTTTGATGATAAAGGTAATGAAATCTTACCAAGAGGTGGATTTTCAAGTAATGGAAGATATATACACACTTTTAATAGTGTAAATACTATTCCAAAATATATAACTGTTATACCATATGAGATTAATTCCAATAAACCTGAATTGAAAAAATACAAAACCAATGATGGTTCAACATTAATACCACCAATTTATAAAGATATAAATGGAACATACCCAATAGAACTTTCTCAGGGGGAAATGGGTAAAATAATAGTGAAATCAATAACTACTGCAAAAGATAAAACGATAGTTAAATATAACGTAGAAGGAAATGCTCCATTTTTACAAGCTAGAGAATTATATATATTGGATGATAAAGGTAATGCAGTCCAAAGCAGCTCAAATACATTTAATATAGAAAAGCATGGCGATTATACCATGGAATTTCCACCTTTGAATAAAAACATAAAATACAAAATAGGAACAAACGATTTGGGATGCTATGAAATACAAAATAATCTTAAATTAAAGATAAATCTTACTAAATAG
- a CDS encoding amidase domain-containing protein yields MMRENMNSILFFVFIIITSLLSGCQSKINDIHNPHVNNFSKVTAADYKSPNEDNIDFFVPCVTDTVDKEEMRSDVERIFNQRSACLVTGDTGPLNELFDTSQRYGKWALEHEIKRVKYLKQWSEQRDITFNKIESTVRIKKIYPRGKVIKIALEESYKFEYTYNSDEEASQVNCFGVGIRHTTSLTKKNDKWVVYNDWYTDCFEDALHNFSVNISNIPAHLILDRSYEAYSLHKPFYDRQKAVAYADKYCGAAWGSGNNFKYNKKYSDFNGAGGDCTNYISQVLGDKEEGGGMPNTGGWTPGSHSWSNADGLKNFLVYSGRGSVISVGTYKDLTKPTEALPNGAVGKLKLGDLVAYEKGRGNIDHFAVVTGFDSHGYPLINSHTTDRYHVPWDLGWGDSKIRFFLIHING; encoded by the coding sequence ATGATGAGAGAAAATATGAATTCCATATTGTTTTTTGTTTTTATAATAATTACTAGCCTTTTATCAGGCTGCCAGAGCAAAATTAATGATATTCATAATCCCCATGTAAATAATTTTTCAAAGGTTACTGCTGCAGATTATAAAAGTCCTAATGAAGATAACATAGATTTTTTTGTTCCATGTGTCACTGATACTGTGGATAAGGAAGAGATGAGGTCAGATGTTGAAAGAATATTTAATCAGCGTTCAGCATGTCTTGTTACAGGAGACACAGGCCCTTTAAATGAACTTTTTGATACTTCTCAAAGATACGGTAAATGGGCACTGGAACATGAGATTAAAAGAGTAAAATATCTTAAGCAATGGTCGGAGCAGAGGGACATTACCTTTAATAAAATAGAATCCACAGTAAGGATCAAGAAGATTTATCCAAGGGGTAAAGTAATAAAAATAGCCTTGGAAGAGTCTTACAAGTTTGAATATACCTATAATAGTGATGAAGAAGCTTCTCAGGTTAACTGCTTCGGAGTTGGCATAAGACATACTACAAGTTTGACTAAAAAGAATGATAAATGGGTTGTTTATAATGACTGGTATACTGACTGCTTTGAAGATGCTTTGCATAATTTTTCTGTGAATATCTCTAACATACCAGCACATTTAATTTTAGACAGAAGTTATGAAGCTTATAGCCTGCACAAGCCATTTTATGACAGACAAAAAGCTGTTGCTTATGCTGATAAATACTGTGGTGCAGCCTGGGGCAGCGGAAATAATTTTAAGTATAACAAAAAATATAGTGATTTTAATGGTGCAGGTGGTGACTGTACTAATTATATATCCCAGGTATTAGGTGATAAAGAAGAAGGCGGCGGTATGCCCAATACTGGAGGCTGGACACCAGGAAGTCATTCATGGTCTAATGCAGATGGTTTAAAAAACTTTTTAGTTTACAGCGGAAGAGGAAGTGTAATTAGTGTTGGCACCTACAAGGATTTAACTAAGCCTACAGAGGCTCTGCCAAATGGCGCTGTGGGAAAATTAAAGCTTGGAGATTTGGTTGCCTATGAGAAAGGCAGAGGAAATATAGATCATTTTGCTGTAGTAACAGGTTTTGATTCTCATGGTTATCCATTAATAAATTCCCATACCACTGACAGATACCATGTGCCCTGGGATTTAGGCTGGGGTGATTCAAAAATTAGATTTTTCCTTATTCATATAAATGGGTAA
- a CDS encoding HIRAN domain-containing protein: protein MLVKGESIFQEIYRYLKENPDSIYEDQDFETAGLEDSYYIFFGEILPDNIQKAKAENLLKILNNYLENESEHNKLLNFLNEDRFITYYFEFCRLLKLYILEDLINVEKLADIGIKLSTCSSNYEEVKVGITILGLCEPENSRKIVEILGMHSEFTFYSVTSTGNWDHYNTFVFNLAKRTCGYGKVHCLKNLYALNDEIKQWIIEQGSMNVVLKEISAVLCTKKVNISWYLKSRNIGRNELSKVSSIIYYILSEDDYDIYENEDSLETVKLYIKYAEKYAHCFHDLCAVAYIEERMRPYLTDDEASSKRKNGWTITIEKEIKNKCLSILINDKWKTIFKESLKKADEPGKVYMFISEVIGLKLTFDELMPILEKDKYNIDVYLYLSEGKNANNMKQLINYAYKTLPLKKIFSGAVSIDEEHITTDCKPDICIYCILRNLSYCSFVDMELPTMALKARFPENREEAVHYLKKHKENWNNETVSKIKEAIGEEKSQSIKRKMKELLNINGTKKREYTNVSNLLVKPFYKDIYLFSTDIAGVLYRDTSVIEDNIKINDMLFLKHDTNNPYDENAVMVTDNTGYILGYIPRGANKQLKNLLKGGKYLYGRLKKCSFDDNYMNIDVYLSYKDVQESIKDTITAMDGEADSLKQ, encoded by the coding sequence ATGTTAGTTAAAGGGGAGAGCATTTTTCAAGAAATATACAGATATTTAAAAGAAAATCCTGACAGCATTTATGAAGATCAGGACTTTGAAACAGCTGGGTTAGAGGATTCCTATTATATCTTTTTCGGTGAAATATTACCTGATAATATTCAAAAAGCTAAAGCTGAGAATTTATTAAAGATTTTAAATAATTATTTAGAAAATGAATCTGAACACAACAAATTATTAAATTTTTTAAATGAGGATAGATTTATAACTTATTATTTTGAATTCTGCAGACTTTTAAAATTATATATACTTGAGGATTTAATAAATGTAGAAAAACTTGCAGATATAGGTATAAAATTATCAACCTGCAGCAGCAACTATGAAGAAGTGAAAGTGGGCATTACGATACTTGGACTTTGTGAACCTGAGAACTCCAGAAAGATTGTGGAAATACTAGGTATGCACAGTGAATTTACCTTTTATTCAGTAACATCTACAGGAAACTGGGATCATTACAATACCTTTGTTTTTAATCTTGCCAAAAGAACCTGTGGCTATGGAAAAGTTCACTGCTTAAAAAATCTATATGCCTTGAATGATGAAATTAAGCAGTGGATTATTGAGCAGGGAAGCATGAATGTGGTTTTAAAAGAAATATCTGCAGTTTTATGCACTAAGAAAGTTAATATAAGCTGGTACCTAAAAAGCAGAAATATAGGTAGAAATGAGTTATCAAAAGTTTCATCAATTATATATTATATACTTTCAGAAGATGATTATGATATTTATGAAAATGAGGATAGCCTTGAAACAGTGAAATTGTATATAAAATATGCAGAAAAATATGCACATTGCTTTCATGATCTATGTGCTGTTGCATATATTGAAGAAAGAATGAGACCTTATTTAACTGATGATGAAGCATCTTCTAAAAGAAAAAACGGCTGGACAATTACCATTGAAAAGGAGATTAAAAATAAATGCTTGTCCATATTAATAAATGATAAATGGAAAACAATTTTTAAAGAATCCCTGAAAAAAGCGGATGAGCCTGGTAAAGTCTATATGTTTATTTCAGAGGTAATTGGTTTGAAGTTAACTTTTGATGAACTTATGCCTATTTTAGAAAAGGATAAATATAATATAGATGTTTACTTGTATCTTTCAGAAGGCAAAAATGCAAATAATATGAAACAGTTGATTAACTATGCTTATAAGACACTTCCTCTTAAAAAAATATTCAGTGGTGCTGTGAGTATAGATGAAGAACATATCACAACTGATTGCAAACCTGATATATGCATATACTGTATTCTCCGCAATTTAAGTTATTGCAGCTTTGTAGACATGGAATTACCAACTATGGCCCTTAAAGCCAGATTTCCTGAAAACAGAGAAGAAGCAGTACATTATTTAAAAAAACATAAAGAAAACTGGAATAATGAAACAGTAAGTAAAATCAAGGAGGCCATAGGGGAAGAAAAAAGCCAGTCTATAAAAAGAAAAATGAAGGAATTATTGAATATAAATGGAACTAAGAAAAGGGAATATACTAATGTAAGCAATTTACTGGTTAAACCCTTTTATAAGGATATTTATCTTTTTTCCACTGATATTGCAGGGGTGCTTTACAGGGATACAAGTGTAATTGAGGATAATATAAAAATTAATGATATGCTTTTTTTAAAGCATGATACTAATAATCCCTATGATGAAAATGCTGTTATGGTTACTGATAATACAGGATATATTTTAGGCTATATACCAAGGGGTGCTAACAAACAGCTGAAAAATCTGCTGAAAGGTGGGAAATATCTTTATGGAAGGCTTAAGAAATGCAGTTTTGATGATAATTATATGAATATAGATGTATATTTAAGCTATAAGGATGTACAAGAAAGTATTAAAGATACAATAACTGCCATGGATGGGGAAGCTGACAGCTTAAAGCAGTGA